Proteins co-encoded in one Capnocytophaga ochracea DSM 7271 genomic window:
- a CDS encoding thiol-activated cytolysin family protein produces the protein MKNLKFIPVIAMFAIFISCGKDNENGQNKVDFPEQPEKTLSLKATGRTSTKGTEYVETVQKQLELDPPQLINNDLINSIYPGSVLDGGDFMNAVYTNLVIKDPKEITLSTTLKGKDYIVSDKALPVLSDVRQRINGLVYTNRGQIDFNNTSSLVDYTAEEVNTKESFNKTFSVHVKANFLKVVNAGFGYSQEHLTIHSKKYVLVKLRQIFYTVSVDPKSANEWGNIQSVGAYEPVYVSSVDYGRVAHLLLETEDDKETVRKTISGSIGANIGKFGAEISAENKQEMEKLFNKTNMKIMIWGGDLANAKLVTDYNSFMEFLKRPAPEDLVKSCTPVGYRVKTIRDNRPIAVRTMYTEERFTYKK, from the coding sequence ATGAAAAATTTAAAATTTATACCAGTAATAGCAATGTTTGCTATATTTATCTCTTGTGGAAAAGACAATGAGAATGGACAAAATAAGGTTGATTTTCCTGAACAACCAGAAAAAACACTATCTTTAAAAGCAACGGGAAGAACATCAACAAAGGGGACTGAATATGTTGAAACGGTTCAGAAACAGCTTGAATTAGACCCTCCTCAATTGATAAATAATGATCTAATTAATTCTATCTATCCAGGGAGTGTGCTGGATGGAGGTGATTTTATGAATGCAGTCTATACTAATTTAGTAATTAAAGACCCAAAAGAAATCACACTTTCAACCACTCTAAAAGGTAAGGACTATATTGTTTCGGACAAAGCTCTTCCTGTGTTAAGTGATGTACGTCAGAGAATTAATGGATTAGTATACACCAACAGAGGGCAAATAGACTTTAATAACACCTCTTCACTTGTAGATTATACAGCTGAAGAAGTAAACACTAAGGAAAGTTTTAATAAAACTTTTTCTGTACACGTAAAAGCTAATTTCCTAAAAGTTGTAAATGCAGGATTTGGTTATAGCCAAGAACATCTAACTATTCATAGTAAAAAATATGTGTTAGTAAAACTACGCCAAATATTCTATACTGTAAGTGTAGACCCAAAATCAGCAAATGAATGGGGTAATATCCAAAGTGTAGGAGCTTATGAACCTGTATATGTAAGCAGTGTAGATTATGGTCGTGTAGCGCATTTATTACTTGAAACAGAAGACGATAAAGAGACTGTAAGAAAAACTATCTCTGGGTCAATTGGAGCCAATATAGGTAAATTTGGAGCTGAAATTTCTGCAGAAAATAAGCAAGAGATGGAGAAATTATTTAACAAAACCAATATGAAGATAATGATTTGGGGAGGAGATTTAGCAAATGCAAAGTTGGTTACTGACTATAATAGCTTTATGGAGTTTTTGAAAAGACCAGCACCAGAAGATTTAGTGAAATCTTGTACACCTGTAGGTTATAGAGTTAAAACAATAAGAGATAACAGACCGATTGCCGTACGCACTATGTATACTGAAGAACGATTCACTTATAAAAAATAA
- a CDS encoding transposase: MSKDTINKWIIPFLSVGKRGFKSNFDLASIFLLILKRLKTGVQWRELPIESYFEKGEISWQNVYYYFNK, translated from the coding sequence TTGAGCAAAGATACAATAAATAAATGGATTATTCCCTTTTTAAGTGTAGGAAAAAGAGGTTTTAAAAGTAATTTTGATTTAGCTTCAATATTTTTATTGATTCTCAAGAGATTAAAAACAGGGGTGCAATGGAGAGAACTTCCAATTGAGAGCTATTTTGAAAAAGGAGAGATCTCTTGGCAAAATGTCTATTACTACTTCAATAAATAG
- a CDS encoding thymidylate synthase, with amino-acid sequence MQTYHDLLRHILDNGYSKDDRTGTGTTSVFGYQMRFDLNKGFPLVTTKKIHLKSVIYELLWFLKGDTNIKYLTDHGVRIWNEWADENGDLGPVYGAQWRHWNGEAIDQIKTVVETLKQNPESRRIIVSAWNPSVLPDTGKSFAENVANGKAALPPCHALFQFYVADGKLSCQLYQRSADVFLGVPFNIASYALLTMMLAQVCDLQLGDFVHTFGDVHIYNNHREQVALQLSRTPRPLPTMHLNRAVKDLFAFDYDDFRLEGYDPYPTIKAQVSV; translated from the coding sequence ATGCAAACATATCACGACCTCTTGCGCCATATCCTCGATAATGGCTATTCTAAAGATGACCGTACCGGCACGGGAACGACTAGTGTATTTGGTTACCAAATGCGCTTTGACCTCAATAAGGGTTTTCCGCTGGTAACGACTAAAAAGATACACTTAAAATCGGTTATCTATGAATTACTTTGGTTTTTAAAAGGAGATACAAATATTAAATATCTCACTGACCACGGGGTGCGCATTTGGAACGAATGGGCAGATGAGAACGGCGACCTCGGTCCTGTTTATGGAGCGCAATGGCGCCACTGGAATGGCGAGGCGATTGACCAGATAAAAACGGTGGTAGAGACTCTTAAACAAAATCCTGAAAGCCGACGGATTATCGTTTCGGCTTGGAATCCGTCGGTATTGCCTGATACAGGAAAATCGTTTGCGGAGAATGTAGCCAATGGTAAAGCGGCATTGCCTCCTTGTCACGCACTGTTTCAGTTTTACGTAGCCGATGGGAAATTGTCTTGTCAGTTATACCAACGCAGTGCCGATGTGTTTTTAGGAGTGCCTTTTAACATTGCTTCATATGCGTTACTCACGATGATGCTTGCGCAAGTATGCGATTTGCAATTAGGAGATTTTGTGCATACTTTTGGTGATGTGCACATCTATAACAATCATCGTGAGCAGGTAGCTTTACAGCTCAGCAGGACGCCACGCCCTTTGCCTACGATGCACTTGAATCGGGCAGTGAAGGATTTGTTTGCCTTTGATTATGACGATTTTCGTTTAGAAGGCTATGACCCTTACCCTACGATTAAAGCGCAGGTATCGGTATAA
- the rfbC gene encoding dTDP-4-dehydrorhamnose 3,5-epimerase, producing MKVIRTKIEGVVIIEPQVFFDGRGYFFESFSQQRFNELVSPTVFVQDNESQSTYGVLRGLHFQKPPFAQAKLVRVVKGEVLDVAVDLRKDSPTFGQYESVILNEENKRQFFIPRGFAHGFAVLSEEAIFQYKCDNYYAPESEGSVRWDDPTIGIDWRLPAEVIQLSEKDKKAPLLVEAKGKR from the coding sequence ATGAAAGTAATCAGAACTAAGATAGAAGGCGTGGTGATTATTGAGCCACAGGTGTTTTTTGACGGAAGAGGTTACTTTTTTGAATCGTTTTCGCAACAGCGATTTAATGAGTTAGTAAGCCCCACTGTATTTGTACAAGACAACGAATCGCAATCGACCTATGGGGTATTGCGCGGATTACACTTTCAGAAACCACCTTTTGCACAGGCTAAATTGGTGAGAGTCGTAAAAGGAGAAGTACTTGATGTAGCAGTGGATTTGCGAAAAGACTCACCTACCTTTGGGCAGTATGAGTCTGTGATACTAAACGAAGAAAACAAGCGCCAGTTTTTTATCCCGAGAGGTTTTGCTCACGGTTTTGCTGTATTGAGCGAAGAAGCTATTTTTCAATACAAATGCGACAATTACTACGCTCCCGAGAGTGAGGGTAGTGTGCGCTGGGACGACCCTACCATAGGTATCGATTGGCGACTACCAGCTGAGGTGATACAACTTTCGGAGAAAGACAAGAAAGCGCCATTACTGGTAGAGGCAAAAGGTAAAAGATAA
- a CDS encoding transposase, giving the protein MIAMGSPKARNHNDLYEIEEVLKEILALLEEAGIEHKGLFLNADAGFDSKSLRDFLESKEIIANIKPNPRNGEQPDVYFDEELYKNRFKIEQANGWLDGYKGLIMRYEYLDVTWIGMLLLGFISKFLKKV; this is encoded by the coding sequence ATGATAGCAATGGGAAGTCCTAAAGCTCGAAATCACAATGACTTATATGAAATAGAAGAAGTACTAAAAGAAATCTTAGCTTTATTAGAAGAAGCAGGAATAGAACACAAAGGACTGTTTCTCAATGCTGATGCAGGATTTGACAGCAAATCTCTGAGAGATTTTTTAGAAAGCAAAGAAATTATAGCAAATATCAAACCTAATCCCCGAAATGGAGAGCAACCAGATGTTTATTTTGATGAAGAATTGTACAAAAATAGGTTTAAAATTGAACAAGCAAATGGTTGGCTTGACGGATATAAAGGTTTGATAATGAGATACGAATATCTTGATGTAACTTGGATTGGAATGCTTCTATTAGGTTTTATCTCCAAGTTCCTCAAAAAAGTTTAA
- a CDS encoding transposase produces MGKDTINKWIIPFLSVGKRGFKSNFDLASIFLLILKRLKTGVQWRELPIESYFEKGEISWQNVYYYFNK; encoded by the coding sequence TTGGGCAAAGATACAATAAATAAATGGATTATTCCCTTTTTAAGTGTAGGAAAAAGAGGTTTTAAAAGTAATTTTGATTTAGCTTCAATATTTTTATTGATTCTCAAGAGATTAAAAACAGGGGTACAATGGAGAGAACTTCCAATTGAAAGCTATTTTGAAAAAGGAGAGATCTCTTGGCAAAATGTCTATTACTACTTCAATAAATAG
- a CDS encoding M1 family metallopeptidase translates to MRKILLALSIFAFTLNAIAQDNPWQQQADYQMNVTMDVKNFQYKGTQKLTYTNNSPDTLSVVFYHLYFNAFQPNSEMDSKLQSIPDPDRRMANNLGTDKNPIYESRIAKLSPSEIGLLRITAMSQDGQKATFSHESTILKVTLPTPILPHSKTVLDMTFEGQVPVMIRRAGRNSPDGVALSMAQWYPKMVAYDHQGWHTTEYLGREFYGVWGNFDVKITLDKTYVVAGSGVLQNPNEMGCGYEDKGVKIPQTKAKTKTWHFVAERVHDFTWAADPQFTHDKHTLTDGKTIHFFYKKYPENWKRIQPDMLKVFDYFNTLIGKYPWPQYSFIQGGDGGMEYAMCTLMEGGKKYESLIGTATHELAHAWFQHLLATDEAAYPWMDEGFTSYIQTLAEQQVLHLIPATNYPFTKAYNGYLNLVKSGLQEPTITHSDRYATNYAYSIAAYYKGQLFLTQLDYLMGNEALMKTLKRYYREYAFKNPTPNDFIRIAEKVSGMQLQWFLNEFMQTDHVADYAIDKVEAKGNKTAITLKRLERLPLSIDLFVTDKAGKTQYVYVPLRMTYGEKPNTYPNYPRTVVPAWGWGNLTYTFELDMPLNNIQSIVLDPNNRSVDINRENNIYKK, encoded by the coding sequence ATGAGAAAAATACTCTTAGCACTCTCTATTTTCGCTTTTACGCTGAATGCAATAGCCCAAGATAACCCTTGGCAACAACAAGCTGATTACCAAATGAACGTAACGATGGACGTAAAAAACTTTCAGTATAAAGGCACCCAAAAACTCACGTATACCAATAACTCTCCCGATACTCTCAGCGTAGTATTCTACCACCTCTATTTCAACGCTTTTCAGCCAAATAGCGAAATGGATAGCAAACTGCAATCCATCCCCGACCCCGATAGACGTATGGCTAACAATCTCGGCACCGATAAAAACCCCATTTACGAGAGTCGTATAGCCAAACTCTCACCTTCTGAAATCGGACTATTGCGCATTACGGCTATGAGTCAGGACGGACAAAAAGCTACCTTCTCTCACGAAAGTACAATTCTAAAAGTAACCCTCCCCACCCCTATTCTACCTCACAGCAAAACAGTACTCGATATGACCTTTGAAGGTCAAGTGCCCGTAATGATACGTCGTGCAGGTCGTAATAGCCCCGATGGCGTAGCGCTTTCAATGGCACAATGGTACCCTAAAATGGTAGCTTACGATCATCAAGGTTGGCATACTACCGAATACTTAGGTCGTGAGTTCTACGGCGTTTGGGGTAACTTCGATGTAAAAATCACCCTCGACAAAACCTATGTGGTAGCAGGTTCAGGCGTGTTGCAAAATCCTAACGAAATGGGCTGTGGTTATGAAGATAAGGGCGTAAAAATACCCCAAACCAAAGCTAAAACCAAAACGTGGCACTTTGTAGCCGAACGTGTACACGATTTCACTTGGGCTGCCGACCCTCAGTTTACTCACGATAAGCACACTCTCACCGACGGTAAGACCATACACTTCTTCTATAAAAAATATCCAGAGAATTGGAAGCGTATCCAGCCCGATATGCTCAAAGTATTCGATTATTTCAATACACTTATAGGCAAATATCCTTGGCCTCAATACTCTTTCATTCAAGGAGGCGATGGTGGTATGGAGTATGCAATGTGTACCCTTATGGAAGGCGGTAAGAAATACGAGAGTTTAATAGGCACCGCCACCCACGAACTGGCTCACGCTTGGTTTCAACACCTCTTAGCTACCGATGAGGCAGCTTATCCGTGGATGGACGAAGGGTTTACCTCCTATATCCAAACACTTGCCGAACAACAAGTGTTGCACCTCATTCCTGCAACCAACTATCCCTTTACTAAAGCCTACAACGGCTACCTAAACTTAGTAAAATCGGGGTTACAAGAACCTACCATCACTCATTCCGACCGTTATGCGACGAACTACGCTTATAGTATTGCCGCTTACTACAAAGGACAGCTCTTCCTCACTCAGTTAGATTATCTAATGGGCAACGAAGCACTGATGAAAACTCTCAAACGCTACTACCGAGAATATGCTTTCAAGAATCCAACTCCCAATGATTTTATTCGCATAGCCGAAAAAGTATCAGGAATGCAATTGCAATGGTTCCTCAATGAGTTTATGCAAACTGACCACGTAGCCGATTACGCTATCGACAAGGTAGAAGCCAAAGGAAATAAAACGGCAATTACCCTCAAACGCTTAGAACGCCTGCCTCTTTCTATCGACCTTTTTGTAACCGATAAAGCTGGTAAAACCCAATACGTATATGTACCCTTGCGAATGACTTACGGCGAAAAACCAAACACTTACCCTAATTATCCCCGTACGGTAGTTCCTGCTTGGGGTTGGGGTAACCTTACCTACACTTTTGAACTCGATATGCCATTGAACAATATCCAGAGTATAGTATTAGACCCTAATAACAGAAGTGTAGATATCAACAGAGAGAATAATATTTATAAGAAATAG
- a CDS encoding alpha/beta hydrolase-fold protein, with translation MKKYLTIVIALVTLQSAFSQVISETFSSGRLNRKQKIGIYKPEKYTDRQAYPLIVVLNAETLMEPVVSMVRYYEQFGEMPKCIVVGVYEPKQEDVTVVEEVGRPINESARFFEFVSAELVPYIQGKYPIADLKGVIASEEAGFLANYYMLAEKKPTFNMIVSLNPVALPRMGEEFSHALAAGVPNRLFYYMATADVENKVVYDKAIQFERAMRSAPVHESVEYHFVDFKGSSVNAAKLQGIAQALDMCFDIYKPIGGKEFKTQMETLETGIYEYLENKYNTIYKQLGVKKVPILNDVMATYTAINSSQDWESLKKLAKYVESNGYLKTAMPNFFLAEYYEKIGDDKKALKTYQKAYTEPNIDFITGDLINERITHLQATKRKSKHTKVIEPIEPTEEVAPAQEEQNPTDESNQN, from the coding sequence ATGAAGAAATATCTTACAATCGTTATCGCTTTGGTAACCTTACAAAGTGCGTTTTCACAGGTTATTTCGGAGACTTTTTCGTCAGGGAGACTCAATAGAAAACAGAAGATAGGTATCTACAAGCCTGAAAAGTACACGGATAGACAGGCATATCCGCTGATAGTAGTGCTCAATGCGGAAACGCTGATGGAACCTGTTGTTTCGATGGTGCGTTATTACGAACAGTTTGGTGAAATGCCTAAGTGTATAGTGGTGGGTGTGTATGAACCCAAACAAGAAGATGTAACGGTGGTAGAAGAGGTGGGTCGCCCTATTAATGAGTCGGCTCGTTTCTTTGAGTTTGTATCGGCAGAATTGGTGCCTTACATACAAGGGAAATACCCAATAGCTGACCTAAAAGGGGTTATTGCTTCGGAAGAGGCGGGTTTTTTGGCTAATTACTATATGCTTGCCGAGAAGAAACCTACTTTTAATATGATAGTAAGCCTTAATCCAGTGGCTCTTCCACGTATGGGAGAAGAGTTTTCGCACGCTTTGGCAGCGGGAGTGCCTAACCGTTTATTTTACTATATGGCTACTGCCGATGTGGAAAACAAAGTAGTGTACGACAAGGCAATTCAGTTTGAAAGAGCGATGCGCTCAGCGCCTGTGCACGAATCGGTAGAATATCACTTTGTTGATTTTAAAGGAAGCTCAGTAAACGCTGCTAAATTGCAGGGGATAGCACAGGCACTTGATATGTGTTTTGACATTTATAAACCCATAGGAGGCAAGGAGTTTAAGACCCAAATGGAGACTCTTGAAACCGGGATTTATGAATATTTGGAGAACAAATATAACACTATTTATAAACAGTTAGGCGTAAAGAAAGTGCCTATACTAAACGATGTGATGGCTACTTATACAGCTATTAATTCGTCGCAAGACTGGGAATCGCTTAAGAAATTAGCGAAATACGTAGAGAGCAATGGCTACCTAAAAACTGCTATGCCCAATTTCTTTTTAGCTGAATATTACGAAAAAATAGGCGACGATAAAAAGGCACTGAAAACGTATCAGAAAGCGTATACTGAGCCTAATATAGATTTCATCACAGGAGACTTGATAAATGAACGTATCACGCATTTGCAAGCTACCAAACGCAAGAGTAAACACACAAAAGTAATAGAACCCATAGAACCAACAGAAGAAGTGGCACCTGCACAAGAAGAACAAAATCCTACCGATGAAAGTAATCAGAACTAA
- a CDS encoding transposase, producing MIAMGSPKAGNHNDLYEIEEVLKEILALLEEAGIEHKGLFLNADAGFDSKSLREFLESKEIIANIKPNPRNGEQPDVYFDEELYKNRFKIEQANGWLDGYKGLIMRYEYLDVTWIGMLLLGFISKFLKKV from the coding sequence ATGATAGCAATGGGAAGTCCTAAAGCTGGAAATCACAATGACTTATATGAAATAGAAGAAGTACTAAAAGAAATCTTAGCTTTATTAGAAGAAGCAGGAATAGAACACAAAGGACTGTTTCTCAATGCTGATGCAGGATTTGATAGCAAATCTCTTAGAGAGTTTTTAGAAAGCAAAGAAATTATAGCAAATATTAAACCTAATCCCCGAAATGGAGAGCAACCAGATGTTTATTTTGATGAAGAATTGTACAAAAATAGGTTTAAAATTGAACAAGCAAATGGTTGGCTTGACGGATATAAAGGTTTGATAATGAGATATGAGTATCTTGATGTAACTTGGATTGGAATGCTCCTATTAGGGTTTATCTCCAAGTTCCTCAAAAAAGTTTAA